CCTCATCCACAGACGGTGAAGAATGAACTTGAGAAGGCTCTGTGACATTTATAGTTGAAGCAGATTCTTGTTGAATAGAAGTTGACCCTTCCTGAACAGAAGATGATCGTAGCATTCGCTTAAGTGGTGACGATTGAATTGGAGGTTGAGAGAGATGTTTTGCAGGTTGAGTACGATTGGAAGTGAGAATCTGCTCTACTGATGAGTGCAATGAGGATGTTGTTGCTTGTGCTGTTGTTGTAGGCTTGCTCGCTGACTTAGCAAGCTTTAAAAGCTCTTGAGTAGATGATCGCATTTGGTGCTGCGGCATTGCTTTTGTCCGTAATTGATGTAGAAACTTTGGACCTTGTCTACCATTAGCCATAACGATATAATCCAAGTATATATCTACAACttgtaataaaaaataaaaaaaaagagatatgAGCATGATTGTATATGGAGATTCaagtgaaaaatatatatatatatatatatatatttcgtaCATTGAACAAGCTAATGATAAACTGAATATGGAAATTAGAAATGAAACCCAAGCAATACTATGACAGTAAAATGCATATGACAGAATCATGACCAATCCAAAATAATGGGATAGAACATGCATGGATTCTACTATGTATAGTCATCCTCGTTATCATCAGAATACATAAACTCATTATCTTCATCACCGAAGTCACCATCTTCTGCATCGCTATCATTGATGAATGTAGAATCACTAATCCCTTGCTTGTCAGCATTCAAATCAACAATGATCATTTCACTATCATCTCTACACAATGAAATCTCCCCAATGTCAATTTCATCTAAATTGACATACTCATGTGACACTTGCTGATATGGATCTTCAATCGCCTCTAATAAATCATCCATTTCAACTTCTTTTTCAGTAAAATCATAAGTTCCTCGAGGTTGTGACCTTTCTACAACACGCCAATTACTACCAAGCTTTGTATCTTTCAAATAATATACTTGCTGTGTTTGACATGCCAATGCAAATGGATCATTCATATACCATTTTTTTGTAAAATTGACGCTTGTAAAATGGTTCTCGTCAACTTGAATTCCCTTTCTGAGTATGAAACCTTATGCCATTGACAACACACCCACTATACCGTGTCACTTCACGCTGAGGTCCACTGGCCAAGTTTAGTAAGGATTCGATATGTTCAGTTGAACCCTCAACTTGCATCTGTTGAACCTATTTACATAACTGACCAATATTAGACtaagaaatgaaaatgaattatacatacacacatgtaaATTTGGAATTATGTATGCTAAAATATTGATCACTCACACGTCTCAAAAACCACTTATGAAATCTTTGTTGCTGTTCCTTTCCTATGTTTGTAATATTCTGCCTCTCAAGTTCTGCTTTATGCTCCCTACACGGAAAATGACAATATATTCAAAGTTCCTACTAGTAAATATTTAACCAAGTATACATAGAAACAATGCAATAGTTCATGTACCTTATATATGGGAGTACCTCATCACAATTGTTCAGCACATACCATCGAATCATTGCAAAATCAGTTAGGCTAAGAATATCATCAACTGCTCCTTTTAAAAACCTAACATTCTGGTTGAAAACAGATATTTCTGCCATTCTTCTCTCACTCACGTCATGATTCCTGTCTCCTTGGTTAAATTTTGTCTCAATGTCGTGAAAGTACATAGAACAAAATGTGAGGCATTCACTGTCGCAATAACCTTCAGCAATTGATCCTTCGGGATGGGCTTTGTTTCTACAATAATCCTTTAAATTATGCATTTTTCTGCAAACAAATGTAAATAACAGTTAATACAATTTGTATGATTAATATACTCATATAAATAGATAGTTTTAAAAATTACCTCTCGAATGGGAACATCCAACGATATTGTACTGGTCCAGCAAGTATTGCCTCGTATGCTAGGTGAATTGGCAAGTGAGTCATAATGTTAAAAAATGAAGGTGGGAAGTTCAACTCTAGCTTGCACAGAATTACGACAATATCTTTATCTAGTCTTTCCAAAACATCCAATCTCAAAGTCTTGGATGTCAACTCCTTAAAGAACAAACAAAGTTTGATAATGACCTCACGAACACCTTTAGATAAGTACCCACGCAAGGCAACAAGAAGAAGCCGCTGCAATATAATGTGGCAATCATGACTTTTCAGCCCATAAATCTTGGAATCAGCAATGTTAACGCAATTAGAGATATTTGGAGCCATCCCATCTGGAAGTTTTGTACAATTACAGAACtcacaaaaatattttctctcatctGTACTGAAAGTATAATATGCTGATATAAACTTAATTACACCATCAATAGATTTGGGGTGTAAATCAGACTTGATGCCCATCTCTTCCATATCAAGAGGAGTCTTATATGAATCCTTCGTCTTGCCTTCAGTGTCCATCAATGTTGCCAAAAGATTGTCgcatatatttttttctatATGCATTACATCAAGATTGTGGCGTAACTTGAGTGTATGCCAATAgggtaaataaaagaaaatgcttTGTTTTTTCCAATTTAAATAATCAGCTgacctctttctcttcttcccctTTCCAAAACATGGTTGTGAAACATGAGTCAATTGGCAAACCACATCATCCCCTGATAATAGGGCGGGTTTCATTCTCTTCTCAACTTTACCATTGAACTCCAAATTTTTTCTCAAACTATGGCCTCGTGGCAGAAAACGACGATGATCATAATAGACAGTTTTCTGCCAATTGTTTAACCACTGATGAGGTGTCTGCTCATTGCATGTTGGGCACGCCATTTTTCCTTTGGTACTCCATCCAGACAAATTTGCATAGGCAGGGAAGTCGTTTATTGTCCATAGTAATGCAACTCGTAAGTAGAAATTGTGTCCAGATTCAGCATCATATGTAGCAACCCCAACCTCCCATAGTTCCTTTAACTCTTTAATTAACGGTTGTAGAAACACGTCAATGTCATTTCCAGGAGCTCTTGGTCCAGGAATAAGCAATGACATCATAAAGTATGGATCTTTCATACATTTCCATGGCGGGAGATTGTATGGAACAAGAAATACCGGCCACATGCTATATGAGGTACTCAAATTACCAAATGGATTAAAACCATCAGTTGATAATCCAAGTCGAACATTGCGAGAATCCATGGAAAATGACTCATGCTttagatcaaaatccttccatGCTTGAGAATCAGCAGGATGCCTCATATACTCATCATTTGGCCTTTTATCCTTGTGCCATCTCATATCTATAGCTGTTTTCTTCGATATAAATAATCTTTGCAGCCTTGGAGTTAAGGGAAAGTATCTCAAGATTTTATGGGGAACCTTCTTCTTGCCATTATCAGAAGAGTACCTAGGCTCATTACATACTGGACACTCCAATTTATCTTCATACTTCTCCCAAAAGAGTACACAATCGTTTTTACATGCATGAATCTTGTCATAACTGAGACCCAAGTCACGAATAACCTTTTTTGATTCATAATAAGATCTGGGACATGTGTTTTCATCAGGTAATGCCTCCTTGAATAACTCAAGTAATGCTGTAAAGAACTTGTTGCTGCCACGAAACATTATCTTCAAATGAAGCAACTTCACAATGAAGGATAATTTAGAGAATTTTTGACAACCTGGATACAACTCTTGCTCAGCATCGCTCATCAATCGTCTAAACTTACTTTCTTCCATGATAGGGACATGTTCTTGAGAATCACTATCATCATGAGCTTGGAACTCATTTAACAtctcaactacatcatcaacatCCTCTTCATTTTCACATTCCATGATATCATCTTCTGGTTCAAAATCATTGTCTTCTTCTCCATGATCTGTCCACTTAGTGTAATACATAGCCATTCCATTTGCATATAAATGATCCTCAACTTGGTCTGGGCTATATTTACGAAAATTATTGCAATCCATGCATGGACAAGGAATTAGTTCAGACCCTGGCTTCTTGTGGGTAATTGCGAAATTCATGAATTGTTTCACCCCATTGATATATTCTCGCTTTCCCCTAGTGCGTAACTGAATCCAACTCCTATCCATCAACGATAGAGACTAACTCTAGCAAATATCAGAACAGAGATAGAAAACTAAGCTGTAAAACTAAAGATCAATAGAAAACTATTCAAATAAGGACCATATTACTTTACTAGCCAACAATTACTAGGCTATGTTttatctctactactataagGTCAGGCCAtcttttggtgtcaaaggcttcaccaaaAAATGGGATTACCTTAAACACCCTTCTAATAGAATAAAAATACAAGAAAGGAATataaaatagggttattattGACATTgacaaatacaaaataaaagaaaaaaaaacagaaaataaatccAAAAAGAGAGAACGATAGAGAAGATTGCGCAAGGTTGGCAATACCACTTTCATCTGGAAACTTTGATTTCATAAATCAATCGACATCTTTACATTTTAGTTGGAGGCAATTATTACAGCATGGAAGATTAGTTTGTGCTATAAGAATGTATATCCATATATAGATGAATAGCCGAGTTTAATTTCTTTTGTCTATATGATGCATTGGAAATTAGTACACGTACGTAGAAATTGTGTATTAATCATGATGCAGCACAAATTAATGAGAAATTGAGATCTAAACATGTTCTTTCATCTTTCATTCTTTCATATATTGCTGTTTGTATTTAGATTCgttgctttttttatttttttggttcatTGTATGAATTTTTTGCATGATATATAATCTGCCAGGTACACTTTTGAAtggtttggttttgaagttcagaattttaatatatatttttttaaagcaACTTATGGAAATTGTACATGAGTTCTCACACAGGGAACACCTAGCTGGTTTAAATTATTCTAGCAGCGAAAGGAGTGTCGATTTGAGAGTGCGTAAACATTCGTTTACCAGAACATTGATCTATTTGGAATTCTCATGATAATAAGCGGCAACTGATATATTTATATAGAGTATTGACAggagcaaaaaataaaaaaaagatatttaCTCCATTGTTTTCGTTAAAGACGCAATTTGATATAAGTGCTACCAAAAATATAACTGCTCAAGTAGACTTTCATGATGTTTGATGTTCATCATTGTGAAACGAAAATTCTAAAGAGCCTCTTCCTATATGCATGAGAGGCTTTTATATATTCCTTACGAAACTAAATTGAATGTGCTCAATAAAGAGTAAACCAAATTGATTCAGGTTcaaagagattgctgagaccaACACATCAAATCaactatgaattttttttttttttttttttttgaatgaagggctggtgcggctgccctcacgccttaattaatgaaactgtcgaatacacgggggggacattaagcctaaacccctgattacaataagcatctagagtatgtCCCGAAATGatatcaggaatctctacaTAATACATGTATTCAAagaagcaccaactagcaaagagtgctctactggctactcgatttgctttgacatagcggtgacataacggaaagataactcgatatgtaacacgattacaacgtagcataattgccagctttagcacagctttcctactatgttgccgccggagaGACCCGGCGACACTtagtctcaccctgccactaggcggtagcgaccatttgacgaagcaaggaactcgccgcctacctagagcagacaaggcacttagagTGCACACACAGACACAAagcccgactagccctacacaataattgtagggacttattgctcgcAAATAGCGCAAACAAACTAAATggtataaataaaaaacaatagtaAATGAAATAAAACCTAATGGACCTAGGGTGAAGCCCCAGGCCCAAGGACAGCCAGGCCAAGAACAGGCCCGAAGTGCCCAAGCCCTGACCCCAGCCCAAGATAGCCCTTGCACAGGGAGGCCGGCCACCACCATCAGACCACCATGCCCGCCACTCCGTTGCCTATCTCGGACCCCGACATCATCGCCGACAAGGAACTGGCAGAGATCCTTCCTCACCACCACACTCACCACCAACATCCCACACCTCGTGAGCACCCTTCCAGAAAGGAGATCGACACCACTCCCTCCGTCGCCGTCCCCAATCGCACCGCCGCCCGCCCGAGGAAAAATCCTAGCCAACGCCGCCTTCGAGCCACCTAGGACAAGGTTCGGAATCACACAGCAACCAACCACCAGTGGATCTGCAACAAGATCCGAACGGATCCAATCACACATCCAGAACCCGGATCGGATTCGCATCACAGCCATAAATCCGACCACCACCGTCAGCTGCCACGCCCCGATCTGTGCAGAAACCACCTGTAACTGAAAGTTAGGACAATGGGAGTCTCTCAAGCCCCCTCTCCAATCACCGGAAACACCAAACTCCCGTCCGGCCGCACTCGACGCACGCCGGCGAGGCCAGAAGCCAACGCCAACGACGACAGGCAGCCGGACAGGCACAGTCAACCTCGGCTTTTTTCTCTCAATTAAAAACCCTCTCCAAGGTTTTTTTATTAGCtaatttgctcaccacttttTCCATGTACTACCACTTTTCCAAAAATCTATTCTAATCAACTATGAATTTATTAACAATGGAAAATTACATTAAGATGTCCAATGAGAAAAAATATTCGCACGCGTGAGCGCGCCCTTCCGCATGTGCATGGCACGTGCAGGGCCAGGAAGGCTAGTTATATTTAAATATAAGATAGACCATAAATATGTTTCATaacaataaaaatttgtaaAAGCAATAATGAAATAAGTCAtaccttcttttcttttgcaagCAGAATATTGAGAAATTCTGGCACCTATTCAGTCGTTGCAAGCTGCACAATTGATAAACTAAT
This portion of the Rosa chinensis cultivar Old Blush chromosome 1, RchiOBHm-V2, whole genome shotgun sequence genome encodes:
- the LOC112181931 gene encoding uncharacterized protein LOC112181931 isoform X2 — protein: MFPFERKMHNLKDYCRNKAHPEGSIAEGYCDSECLTFCSMYFHDIETKFNQGDRNHDVSERRMAEISVFNQNVRFLKGAVDDILSLTDFAMIRWYVLNNCDEVLPYIREHKAELERQNITNIGKEQQQRFHKWFLRRVQQMQVEGSTEHIESLLNLASGPQREVTRYSGCVVNGIRFHTQKGNSS
- the LOC112181931 gene encoding uncharacterized protein LOC112181931 isoform X1: MAVMRIRSGFWMCDWIRSDLVADPLVVGCCVIPNLVLGGSKAALARIFPRAGGGAIGDGDGGSGVDLLSGRVLTRCGMLVVSVVVRKDLCQFLVGDDVGVRDRQRSGGHGGLMVVAGLPVQGLSWAGVRAWALRACSWPGCPWAWGFTLGPLGFISFTIVFYLYHLVCLRYLRAISPYNYCVGLVGLCVCVCTLSALSALGRRRVPCFVKWSLPPSGRVRLSVAGSLRRQHSRKAVLKLAIMLRCNRVTYRVIFPLCHRYVKANRVASRALFASWCFFEYMYYVEIPDIISGHTLDAYCNQGFRLNVPPVYSTVSLIKA